Proteins encoded within one genomic window of Macrotis lagotis isolate mMagLag1 chromosome 3, bilby.v1.9.chrom.fasta, whole genome shotgun sequence:
- the LOC141516892 gene encoding olfactory receptor 10AG1-like, which produces MEGTNFTVVMEFILLGFSDLPKLQGFLFGVFFVIYMIILMGNTLIIVITWVDPALQTPMYFFLGNFSFLEICYTSVTLPRILLNLLTHNRHISFVACAAQLCIFLILALTECFLLAVMACDRYVAICKPLYYSLIMNHKVCSILVSGAWISAIPVVIILAYQIFSLPFCGSNKLNHIFCDIHPLLKLACGDTSLNELSVYINGVLFGMGPFLLILVSYIKIITTILKLPSTMGRSKAFSTCSSHLMVVGLFFGSSLIMYMRPKSIHSTGIDRILSIFYTVVTPMFNPLIYSLRNKEVIYALKKLLPK; this is translated from the coding sequence ATGGAAGGAACAAATTTCACAGTTGTAATGGAATTCATTCTTCTGGGATTTTCTGACCTTCCTAAACTCCAAGGCTttctatttggtgttttctttgtaatctataTGATTATTCTGATGGGCAATACTCTCATCATTGTCATAACCTGGGTTGATCCAGCTCTTCAAACccccatgtatttttttcttggaaatttttctttcttggagATTTGCTACACATCAGTTACTCTTCCCAGAATTCTGTTGAACCTTTTGACACATAACAGACATATTTCTTTTGTAGCTTGTGCTGCTCAACTTTGTATTTTCCTTATTCTGGCATTAACTGAGTGTTTCCTACTGGCAGTTATGGCATGTGACCGTTACGTAGCTATCTGTAAGCCTTTATATTATTCTCTTATTATGAATCACAAGGTCTGTTCCATCCTTGTGTCTGGTGCTTGGATAAGTGCAATCCCAGTTGTGATTATACTGGCATACCagattttctctcttcccttctgtgGTTCTAACAAACTCAATCATATATTTTGTGACATCCATCCTCTGTTGAAGTTGGCTTGTGGGGATACTTCTCTGAATGAGCTATCTGTTTATATTAATGGTGTTTTATTTGGCATGGGTCCCTTTCTCCTGATACTTGTGTCCTACATAAAAATCATCACTACCATCCTGAAGCTTCCATCTACCATGGGGAGATCCAAAGCTTTCTCTACTTGTTCTTCCCACCTCATGGTTGTTGGTTTATTCTTTGGTTCTTCTCTCATTATGTATATGAGACCTAAGTCTATCCATTCAACAGGAATAGAcagaattctctcaattttttatACCGTTGTAACCCCAATGTTTAACCCTTTGATTTATAGTCTGAGAAACAAAGAAGTTATTTATGCCCTGAAAAAATTATTGCCTAAATGA